One segment of Nerophis lumbriciformis linkage group LG35, RoL_Nlum_v2.1, whole genome shotgun sequence DNA contains the following:
- the gpr151 gene encoding G-protein coupled receptor 151, protein MDKLTGKNLTVVNSSLNKWSFNDGGSFQHLDPDELRVLVPSILGVICVLGVTCNLTAVAILFANAHKGKLSLINSLIFNLIFADGLVLLFIIPFRAASFSKAGWTLGWAVCKTSDWFLHSCMAAKSFTVAVMARACHRYVSNPTKQVSTRLGSILVVLFFIWLSACTVTVPHWLFSTFRRGLHGIMCVLVVPPEALEFMSVYTKAYPLGVYCAPLSFALVYFWKAYGQCQRRSSKTQNLRTQIRSRKLTLMLFNLTIATAILWLPQWVVWIWERHSAASGGSQTFVSSPPLLISLCAQLLTFSLSLINPLIVLSLSEEFREGYRGLWRRLTLRKQPPAKPKLGPHTPTSLQSPCPRPETSGQARAERSPEPEPGTSRDAQLEQSAAESKEVDKDGMVLPDVEQFWHERETGSHLEENDPVPWEQQDDRERNK, encoded by the coding sequence ATGGACAAACTCACCGGGAAAAATTTGACGGTGGTGAACAGCTCCTTAAACAAGTGGTCCTTCAATGACGGCGGCTCCTTCCAGCATCTGGACCCCGACGAGCTGAGGGTGCTTGTGCCGTCCATCTTGGGCGTCATTTGCGTGCTGGGCGTCACTTGTAACCTCACCGCCGTGGCCATCTTGTTCGCCAACGCTCACAAGGGCAAACTGTCCCTCATCAACTCGCTCATCTTCAACCTGATATTCGCAGACGGCCTGGTGCTGCTCTTCATCATCCCCTTCCGTGCCGCCTCCTTCTCCAAAGCCGGCTGGACTCTGGGCTGGGCGGTGTGCAAGACGTCCGACTGGTTCCTCCACTCCTGCATGGCAGCCAAGAGTTTTACGGTGGCTGTGATGGCCAGAGCCTGCCACCGCTATGTGTCCAACCCCACCAAGCAGGTCAGCACCCGCCTGGGCTCCATCCTGGTGGTGCTCTTCTTCATCTGGCTGTCGGCGTGCACCGTCACCGTCCCTCACTGGCTCTTCTCCACCTTCCGGCGAGGGCTTCACGGGATCATGTGTGTGCTTGTGGTTCCCCCTGAGGCGTTGGAGTTCATGTCCGTGTACACCAAGGCATACCCACTAGGGGTGTACTGTGCCCCTCTCAGCTTTGCCCTCGTGTACTTCTGGAAGGCGTACGGCCAGTGCCAAAGACGCTCCAGTAAGACTCAGAATCTGCGCACACAGATCAGGTCCAGGAAGCTCACCTTGATGCTCTTCAATCTCACCATCGCCACGGCTATCCTCTGGCTTCCGCAGTGGGTGGTGTGGATCTGGGAGCGCCACTCAGCAGCATCAGGAGGATCTCAGACTTTTGTCTCATCCCCTCCTCTTCTCATCTCCCTCTGCGCTCAGCTGCTCACCTTCTCCCTGTCGCTCATCAACCCTCTCATCGTGCTCTCCCTCTCCGAGGAGTTCAGAGAGGGCTACCGCGGGCTGTGGCGGCGCCTCACCCTGCGCAAACAACCTCCTGCAAAGCCCAAACTCGGACCTCACACACCCACATCCCTCCAGTCGCCATGCCCCAGACCGGAGACCTCCGGCCAGGCAAGGGCGGAGAGGAGCCCAGAACCAGAGCCGGGAACCAGCAGAGATGCTCAGCTGGAGCAGAGCGCCGCAGAGAGCAAAGAAGTCGACAAGGATGGGATGGTCTTACCGGATGTGGAGCAGTTCTGGCACGAGAGGGAGACGGGATCGCATTTGGAGGAGAACGACCCCGTGCCGTGGGAGCAACAGGACGACCGGGAGAGAAATAAATAA